Proteins encoded by one window of Winogradskyella sp. PG-2:
- a CDS encoding biotin-dependent carboxyltransferase family protein, translated as MLKVLKSGFYTSIQDKGRFGQRNYGVPVSGVMDSYSSQFANAIIGNSKEAAVIEITMTGPSLQFLKPTIIAISGANIQPQLNNVDVEMNLCISIKANDILSFGRLKTGFRAYLAVKDGFQSPLVLGSRSMYKAITIDNRIQGGDIIEYESYDVNNQSANATIKCINEIIELSTLEVYKGPEFNKLADDKQKQLLEITFKVSKLNSRMAYQLEPIIENNLEQILTAPVLPGTLQLTPSGQLIVLMRDCQTTGGYPRVLQLTEKSINILSQKTTGSNLKIRLKV; from the coding sequence ATGCTTAAGGTTTTAAAATCTGGATTTTATACAAGTATTCAAGATAAAGGCCGTTTTGGACAGCGTAATTATGGTGTTCCGGTTTCTGGTGTAATGGATTCATATTCTAGTCAGTTTGCTAATGCGATCATTGGTAACTCTAAAGAGGCAGCTGTTATAGAGATTACAATGACTGGTCCTAGCTTGCAATTTTTGAAACCAACAATAATTGCGATCTCTGGCGCGAACATTCAACCGCAACTTAACAACGTTGATGTAGAAATGAATTTATGCATTTCAATAAAAGCTAATGACATATTAAGCTTTGGAAGATTAAAGACAGGTTTTAGAGCCTATTTAGCCGTTAAAGATGGTTTTCAAAGTCCATTAGTTTTAGGAAGTAGAAGTATGTATAAAGCGATTACTATTGATAATAGAATTCAAGGCGGTGATATCATAGAATATGAGAGTTATGATGTTAATAATCAAAGTGCCAATGCTACCATTAAATGTATTAACGAAATAATTGAGCTTTCTACATTAGAAGTATATAAAGGCCCTGAATTCAATAAATTGGCAGATGATAAACAAAAACAACTTTTAGAAATAACTTTTAAGGTCTCTAAACTTAATAGTAGAATGGCTTATCAATTAGAACCGATTATTGAAAATAACTTGGAACAAATTTTAACGGCTCCAGTTTTACCAGGAACTTTACAGTTAACTCCTTCAGGGCAATTAATTGTATTAATGAGAGATTGTCAAACTACAGGTGGTTATCCTAGAGTATTGCAATTAACTGAGAAATCAATAAATATCTTAAGTCAGAAAACGACAGGAAGTAACTTAAAAATCAGACTAAAAGTTTAG
- the pxpB gene encoding 5-oxoprolinase subunit PxpB, with protein sequence MEFKLQYSQLNEYSILIEWPVIIDEKMLKNILNFKNAIHKKYSKQKVEVINTYNSILIIYDFNINDATSEFEMLKSLFLDKTNYSESKPHIWEVPVCYDDEFGVDLEHFSNLKKLSISEIIQLHSEAIYTVYFIGFLPGFLYLGGLNSNLFLDRKTAPKLNVKEGSVAIGGQQTGIYPQDSPGGWHIIGNSPIKLFNSNQNPPCNIKAGDKVKFVPISNTGYKHIQLDIMQSEYQLKSIKIDA encoded by the coding sequence ATGGAGTTTAAACTTCAATATTCGCAATTAAATGAGTACTCTATTTTAATAGAATGGCCAGTGATTATTGATGAAAAAATGCTAAAAAACATTTTAAATTTTAAAAATGCTATTCATAAAAAATACTCTAAACAAAAAGTTGAAGTAATTAACACATATAATTCAATATTAATTATTTATGATTTCAATATTAATGATGCCACTAGTGAGTTTGAAATGTTAAAAAGCCTATTTTTAGATAAAACTAACTACTCTGAATCAAAACCTCATATTTGGGAAGTACCTGTTTGTTATGACGATGAATTCGGAGTAGATTTAGAGCATTTTTCTAATCTTAAAAAACTGTCTATTTCAGAAATTATACAATTGCATTCAGAAGCAATTTATACTGTTTATTTTATTGGTTTTTTACCTGGCTTTTTATACTTAGGTGGATTAAATTCTAATCTATTTTTAGACCGTAAAACTGCACCAAAACTTAATGTGAAGGAAGGTTCAGTTGCTATAGGTGGACAGCAAACTGGGATCTATCCACAAGATAGTCCTGGTGGCTGGCATATTATTGGAAATTCCCCAATAAAATTATTTAATTCAAATCAAAATCCACCTTGCAATATTAAAGCAGGCGATAAAGTTAAGTTTGTACCCATTTCAAACACGGGGTATAAGCATATCCAATTAGATATCATGCAATCAGAATATCAATTAAAGTCAATAAAAATAGATGCTTAA